A genomic window from Manduca sexta isolate Smith_Timp_Sample1 chromosome 5, JHU_Msex_v1.0, whole genome shotgun sequence includes:
- the LOC115455919 gene encoding larval cuticle protein A2B — MEYTIKTFTFVLLAVSALAQYEDFGGFEGYHPKAILHHQHQSLDDHHGEEYDLDYHAHPKYSFDYSVKDPHTGDDKEHWETRDGDKVKGTYTLVETDGTKRVVEYEADDKNGFNAVVHKIGTPKHQEEYHAEPAHEPLQYQHDYGHFDEGFVPVSGGFEH, encoded by the exons AAGACATTCACGTTCGTTCTGCTGGCTGTGTCAGCCCTGGCGCAGTACGAGGACTTCGGCGGGTTCGAGGGCTATCATCCCAAGGCCATCCTGCACCACCAACACCAAAGCCTTGACGACCACCACGGCGAAGAGTATGATTTGGATTATCAT GCGCATCCCAAATACTCGTTCGACTACTCAGTGAAGGACCCCCACACGGGCGACGACAAGGAGCACTGGGAGACCAGGGACGGCGATAAAGTTAAAG GCACATATACCCTAGTCGAGACGGACGGAACAAAACGCGTAGTGGAATACGAAGCGGACGACAAAAACGGATTCAACGCAGTCGTACACAAGATAGGAACGCCCAAACACCAGGAGGAGTACCACGCGGAGCCTGCGCACGAGCCGCTACAATACCAACACGACTACGGACACTTCGACGAAGGATTCGTACCCGTTTCGGGCGGATTCGAACACTGA
- the LOC119190822 gene encoding protein lingerer-like: MDQMSSGSPGPGASPASAGGAAGPGGAPAGGPGPAPGPAAPAPEPALHEQYHAAHQHQPMGMSGSLTAAQSQYLSQLTQQSQRHESSVYSSNYGVYSSGVAELSARKPARARVPPPSKIPASAVEMPGGEAAALFLDVQFGALDPDDSDKPVTTQAESQPAPVSTSHETTTEVPVTTYPSSNSMLNESLSVVESSTPSQPVTSEPVVTNATSALEKQLNASMKQLSVSSPPAASGASGASGASVSSGAVAASAAEARSAPAAAPPAHAAHPQGYAHHRPKTVGPQQNVYAHHAVSHHPPVYGANVYAPQVNSTNASLTGASAITATAYPSSVTLTQYQPIINSYQTSSSAAVYGGSALYTAAPYTAYQPTAQPKLPPKETQQQQYESSVSSSNSLTSTSTTQTSTSKVTTTSGTGGGSSAAYGAGAGAAQGAGALYSGAATATPYAYDEPQLMRTTMPHHMGGYYEVGYGVGGGREGAFGLGAADRFGRADAASPQQVPAAALPPGYAYFTYQPPPTTYQYGVYPTYGGGSNVGGVGGVGGVGGVSATGKVNTYAQQQQPPYDAQDSYKPGAAYSGSGAKSGAAADLTNAMYAKTHVALNKVNSYEKAGFAGGTPPPFGASHLYIPAPPHHHPHHHAPQHQLQPVRTTTHTTTTTHAIRGGHGTHTNTC; the protein is encoded by the exons ATGGAC CAAATGAGCTCGGGCAGCCCCGGGCCGGGCGCCTCACCAGCCAGTGCAGGAGGCGCGGCGGGGCCGGGCGGCGCGCCCGCGGGGGGGCCGGGGCCCGCGCCGGGACCTGCCGCTCCTGCGCCTGAGCCCGCGCTGCACGAACAGTACCACGCGGCGCACCAGCACCAG CCAATGGGCATGTCTGGCAGCCTGACTGCAGCGCAGTCGCAGTACTTGTCTCAGCTGACGCAGCAGTCGCAGCGGCACGAGAGCAGCGTGTACAGCTCCAACTACGGCGTGTACTCGTCGGGCGTGGCGGAGCTGTCGGCGCGCAAGCCGGCGCGTGCGCGCGTGCCGCCGCCCAGCAAGATCCCGGCCAGCGCCGTCGAGATGCCCGGCGGCGAGGCGGCCGCGCTCTTCCTCGACGTGCAGTTCGGCGCGCTGGACCCGGACGATAGCGACAAACCG GTGACAACACAGGCGGAGAGCCAGCCGGCGCCAGTGTCCACCAGCCACGAGACAACGACTGAAGTTCCTGTCACAACATATCCCAGTTCCAACAGTATG TTAAACGAGAGTCTCTCGGTAGTAGAGTCGTCGACGCCCAGCCAGCCGGTCACATCAGAGCCGGTAGTCACAAATGCAACGT CAGCACTAGAGAAGCAGTTGAACGCGTCGATGAAGCAGCTGAGCGTGTCGTCGCCCCCGGCTGCGAGCGGGGCGAGCGGCGCGAGTGGCGCGAGTGTGTCGAGTGGCGCggtggcggcgagcgcggcggaGGCGCGAAGCGCGCCCGcggccgcgccgcccgcgcacgccgcgcacccGCAGGGCTACGCGCACCACAGGCCCAAG ACGGTGGGACCACAACAGAATGTGTACGCGCACCACGCTGTATCTCATCACCCACCTGTATACGGCGCCAACGTGTACGCACCACAG GTTAATTCCACGAACGCATCGCTGACTGGCGCGTCGGCCATCACGGCGACCGCGTATCCGTCCAGTGTGACGCTCACGCAGTACCAACCCATTATCAACTCATATCAG ACGTCGTCATCGGCGGCGGTGTACGGCGGCAGCGCGCTGTACACCGCGGCACCATACACGGCGTACCAGCCCACCGCACAACCCAAACTGCCACCCAAAGAGACGCAACAG CAACAGTACGAGAGTTCAGTGTCGTCGAGTAACAGCTTAACGTCGACGTCGACGACGCAGACGTCCACGTCGAAGGTGACGACGACGTCGGGCACGGGCGGCGGCAGCTCGGCGGCGtacggcgcgggcgcgggcgcggcgcagGGCGCGGGCGCGTTATACAGCGGCGCCGCCACCGCCACGCCTTACGCCTACGACGAACCACAACTCATGCGCACCACCATGCCGCACCACATG GGTGGTTACTACGAGGTGGGGTACGGCGTTGGCGGCGGCCGCGAGGGCGCCTTCGGTCTCGGCGCTGCTGACCGCTTCGGACGCGCCGACGCTGCCTCACCGCAACAG GTGCCTGCCGCCGCGTTACCGCCCGGCTATGCGTACTTCACATACCAGCCACCACCTACCACGTACCAATACGGAGTGTACCCCACG TACGGCGGCGGTTCGAACGTGGGCGGAGTCGGCGGCGTGGGCGGAGTTGGCGGCGTGTCGGCCACCGGCAAGGTGAACACGTACGCGCAGCAACAGCAGCCGCCGTACGACGCGCAGGACTCATACAAACCAG GAGCAGCGTACTCGGGCAGCGGGGCCAAGAGCGGCGCCGCGGCGGATCTCACTAACGCCATGTACGCCAAGACGCACGTCGCGCTCAACAAAGTTAAT AGCTACGAGAAGGCGGGCTTCGCGGGCGGCACTCCGCCGCCGTTCGGCGCCTCGCATCTGTACAtccccgcgccgccgcaccaCCACCCGCACCACCACGCGCCGCAGCACCAGCTCCAGCCGGTACGTACCACCACACATACCACTACCACCACACACGCCATCAGGGGAGGACACGGCACGCACACCAACACTTGTTAA